In a single window of the Helicobacter felis ATCC 49179 genome:
- a CDS encoding RNA polymerase factor sigma-54 translates to MAILRPTPTPAPKGKLSATLKSWLPILQSGPLEMEETLQGYVQDNPCVRVQSALSTDFSSQKFYKPPRPSLKNTMTDKIESLSVYASTLYESLEQQLLPPLFPTETSLKIAHDIIENLNREGYFEGDVQAQALALGVDAQDYEKVRQRFAYLDPPGVGAVSLEESFLFQLTHHEELDTPTYDLCVKIVHHLEKHKDFSHLKAYPKAMKVITSFKNPPAIDFDEVSLPVIPDLFICEDNGEISVRLNDAYYPKIVIEELNIKEPCGYLKEKLKEARDLVDALQMRQQTLLKIGLMLVEYQYDFFKGKEIKPMRLVDIANEFGYSTSTISRAIANKYLECTRGTFPIKSFFTTALEGDISNTSIKDFILESVKQENPQRPLSDMKLLELVENKFGLKIVRRTITKYRKLLNIASSSERKKLYSLRAP, encoded by the coding sequence ATGGCTATTTTACGCCCCACCCCCACCCCTGCCCCCAAAGGCAAGCTTTCTGCAACGCTTAAGAGTTGGCTACCTATTTTACAAAGCGGACCCCTAGAGATGGAAGAAACTCTGCAAGGCTATGTTCAAGACAATCCTTGTGTGCGCGTGCAAAGTGCATTGAGCACGGACTTTAGTAGTCAAAAATTTTACAAGCCCCCTCGCCCCAGCCTCAAAAACACTATGACAGATAAAATTGAGAGTTTGAGCGTTTATGCCTCTACTCTTTATGAGAGTTTGGAACAACAACTCTTGCCCCCCCTTTTTCCTACAGAGACTTCTTTAAAGATTGCCCACGACATTATAGAAAACCTTAATCGCGAAGGATATTTTGAAGGGGATGTGCAGGCGCAGGCTTTGGCCTTAGGCGTAGACGCGCAAGACTATGAAAAAGTGCGCCAACGCTTTGCCTATTTAGACCCTCCGGGAGTGGGAGCAGTGAGCCTAGAGGAGAGCTTTCTTTTCCAACTTACCCACCATGAAGAATTAGACACGCCCACTTACGATCTCTGTGTTAAGATTGTGCACCACCTTGAAAAGCATAAGGATTTTAGCCATTTGAAGGCTTATCCTAAAGCCATGAAGGTGATCACTTCTTTTAAAAATCCTCCTGCTATTGATTTTGATGAGGTATCTTTGCCCGTGATTCCTGATCTTTTTATTTGTGAGGACAATGGTGAGATTTCTGTGCGTCTTAATGATGCGTATTATCCTAAAATTGTGATCGAAGAATTGAATATTAAAGAGCCTTGCGGTTATCTCAAGGAAAAACTCAAGGAAGCTAGGGATTTGGTGGACGCGCTACAAATGCGCCAGCAAACACTCTTAAAAATTGGATTAATGCTCGTGGAATACCAATACGATTTTTTTAAAGGCAAGGAGATCAAACCTATGCGCCTAGTGGATATTGCTAATGAATTTGGCTATTCCACTAGCACCATCTCGCGCGCCATCGCTAATAAATATTTGGAATGCACGCGTGGAACTTTCCCTATCAAAAGCTTTTTTACTACAGCATTAGAGGGAGATATTTCCAACACCTCTATCAAAGATTTTATTTTAGAGAGTGTCAAACAGGAGAATCCTCAGCGCCCTTTGAGTGATATGAAATTATTAGAATTGGTTGAAAATAAATTTGGACTTAAAATCGTGCGCCGCACTATTACCAAATACCGCAAACTTTTAAACATCGCTAGCTCTTCAGAGCGTAAAAAACTTTACAGTTTGCGCGCGCCTTAA
- a CDS encoding SEL1-like repeat protein, translating into METLKLSDDALFALFASLSTPTAPHQAHVYVQAFSHFKHIALGTSDFGYSFYALGKAYETGLGVSKDLQKAKDLYTEAIKRYQTYEGQDESHLEAIRALEKWL; encoded by the coding sequence ATGGAGACATTGAAACTAAGTGATGATGCCTTGTTTGCCTTATTTGCAAGTCTGAGCACCCCCACAGCCCCCCACCAAGCCCATGTCTATGTGCAAGCTTTTTCACATTTTAAGCATATTGCTTTGGGTACAAGCGACTTTGGCTATTCCTTCTATGCCCTAGGTAAAGCTTATGAAACGGGTTTAGGCGTTTCCAAAGACCTGCAAAAGGCCAAAGACCTTTATACAGAGGCGATCAAACGCTACCAAACTTACGAGGGGCAGGATGAGTCCCACCTGGAAGCGATCCGCGCCCTAGAGAAATGGCTCTGA
- the lptB gene encoding LPS export ABC transporter ATP-binding protein — MDKLSAINLSKQIKKTKIVHDVSLEVESGQVVGLLGPNGAGKTTTFYMICGLLQPSGGKVTLNDIDLSSYPLHKRSNLGIGYLPQESSIFKDLSVLDNLMLAAQTTFKTSKEAMQRIEEMLEAFNIQAIQDRKGMSLSGGERRRVEIARALIKSPKFILLDEPFAGVDPIAVLDIQKIIEHLVEMNIGVLITDHNVRETLSVCHRAYVIKSGTLLASGSSDQIYDNELVRKHYLGEHFKA, encoded by the coding sequence ATGGATAAACTCAGCGCGATCAATTTGAGCAAACAGATCAAAAAGACCAAGATCGTGCATGATGTTTCCTTAGAGGTAGAGAGTGGACAGGTAGTGGGCTTGCTAGGGCCCAATGGCGCGGGTAAAACGACGACTTTTTATATGATTTGCGGGCTCTTGCAACCTAGTGGAGGAAAAGTTACGCTTAATGACATCGATCTCTCTAGTTATCCTTTGCATAAGCGATCTAATTTGGGGATTGGCTATCTCCCTCAAGAATCGAGCATTTTTAAGGATTTGAGTGTTTTGGACAATCTCATGTTGGCTGCTCAGACCACTTTTAAAACCTCTAAGGAAGCTATGCAACGCATAGAGGAGATGCTAGAGGCGTTTAACATTCAGGCTATTCAAGATCGCAAGGGCATGTCTTTGAGCGGGGGGGAGAGGCGGCGCGTAGAGATAGCACGCGCGCTCATCAAAAGCCCTAAATTCATTCTGCTTGATGAACCCTTTGCTGGAGTGGATCCTATTGCAGTGTTGGATATTCAAAAGATCATCGAACACCTTGTAGAGATGAATATCGGGGTGCTCATTACCGATCACAATGTGCGCGAAACCTTGAGCGTGTGCCATCGGGCTTATGTGATCAAGAGTGGGACTTTGCTCGCTAGTGGTAGCAGTGATCAAATTTATGACAATGAACTGGTCAGAAAACACTACTTGGGCGAGCATTTTAAAGCATGA